One part of the Glycine max cultivar Williams 82 chromosome 14, Glycine_max_v4.0, whole genome shotgun sequence genome encodes these proteins:
- the MYB57 gene encoding MYB transcription factor MYB57 gives MKWESITLSSPTSCTPNSNTNWLVENNSRSTKWTPEENKLFENALAVHDKDTPDRWHKVAEMIPGKTVVDVIRQYKELEVDVSNIEAGLIPVPGYSSTAISPFTLDWVNTPGYDGFKGCGKRPSSVRPIEHERKKGVPWTEEEHKLFLLGLKKYGKGDWRNISRNFVITRTPTQVASHAQKYFIRQLSGGKDKRRASIHDITTVNLTETITTSCSEDTNRSTSPHVLSQPQQQNSTPTTPRTHFQWTNQSNTGVAMTLNPAHERVFMSPYGANSFGVKIEGQNLHESSYLGPQTQNMVFQMQQSSQH, from the exons ATGAAGTGGGAAAGTATAACCCTTTCTTCTCCTACTTCTTGTACTCCAAACTCCAACACCAATTGGTTGGTGGAAAATAATAGCAGGAGCACAAAATGGACCCCTGAAGAGAACAAGCTCTTTGAAAATGCTCTTGCAGTGCATGATAAGGACACCCCAGATCGGTGGCACAAAGTGGCTGAGATGATTCCTGGAAAGACAGTGGTTGATGTGATAAGGCAGTACAAGGAGTTGGAAGTGGATGTTAGCAATATAGAAGCTGGTTTGATTCCAGTTCCTGGCTATAGTAGCACTGCTATCTCACCCTTCACCTTAGATTGGGTGAACACTCCTGGCTATGATGGGTTTAAAGGATGTGGAAAGAGACCTTCCTCAGTGAGACCCATTGAGCATGAAAGGAAGAAAGGAGTGCCTTGGACTGAAGAGGAACATAA ATTGTTTCTATTGGGTCTGAAGAAGTATGGGAAAGGCGATTGGAGAAATATTTCTCGCAATTTCGTGATTACTAGAACTCCAACACAGGTTGCTAGCCATGCTCAGAAGTACTTCATAAGGCAACTTTCAGGAGGCAAAGACAAGAGGAGGGCCAGCATACATGACATAACAACAGTGAATCTCACAGAAACCATCACAACTTCTTGTTCAGAAGACACCAATAGATCCACTTCACCACATGTTCTCTCACAGCCGCAGCAGCAAAATTCTACTCCTACTACCCCCAGAACTCATTTTCAGTGGACTAATCAGTCTAACACAGGAGTAGCTATGACTCTCAACCCTGCTCATGAAAGAGTCTTCATGTCTCCTTATGGTGCTAACTCCTTTGGGGTTAAAATTGAGGGACAGAATCTTCATGAGTCTTCTTACTTGGGACCTCAGACACAGAACATGGTTTTCCAAATGCAACAGTCCTCACAACACTAG
- the LOC102669241 gene encoding uncharacterized protein: protein MGDSQENNKGKSRDKDNYVSWTMEDTNELLHLLVDAMNRGLRDANGSLSKQNVERIILPQLNAKTKFPKTYSHYLSQMKWFRNQYNMMSTLMRNNSGFGWDPIGKTFTAHEDVWKDYLKSHPSHSKLRGKSMVDYEYLKIVVGGGVSSRNNSISVDPDDTDATTFEPENRTVGIEEFSYDPNSDTFITPNNYEPAYQPPSPNQPSPPSHPPLDSEIVGQNTRYCVIRNTFGRSQFATSENFHKILKALNSLAPDLMVRPGSTVPAKIRESTRFYPYFKDCIGAIDGTHIPASVKGRDVSSYRDRHGNISQNVLAACNFDLEFMYVLSGWEGSAHDSKVLSDVLARKNGLKVPQGHGNDPENEKELFNLRHASLRNVIERIFGIFKSRFTIFKSAPPFLFKTQVELVLACAALHNFLRKECRSDEFPVEPTDESSSSSSVLPNYEDNDHEPIVQTQEQEREDANIWRTNIGSDMWRNANN from the exons ATGGGGGAttcacaagaaaataacaaaggaaAGAGTAGAGACAAAGATAATTATGTATCTTGGACTATGGAGGATACCAATGAGTTGTTGCACCTCTTGGTGGATGCTATGAATAGGGGATTGCGTGATGCCAATGGGTCACTTAGCAAACAAAATGTAGAACGAATAATACTTCCTCAACTCAATGCAAAAACTAAATTCCCTAAAACTTATAGTCATTATTTGAGTCAGATGAAGTGGTTTCGAAACCAGTATAACATGATGTCAACCCTTATGCGCAACAACTCTGGCTTTGGATGGGACCCAATTGGAAAAACTTTCACTGCTCATGAGGATGTATGGAAAGATTACTTAAAG tcccaCCCAAGTCACAGCAAACTTCGAGGAAAAAGTATGGTTGATTATGAGTATTTGAAGATCGTTGTTGGGGGTGGAGTTTCTAGCAGGAATAATTCTATATCAGTCGATCCAGATGATACTGATGCAACAACTTTTGAGCCAGAAAATAGAACTGTTGGGATAGAAGAATTTTCATATGATCCTAATAGTGATACATTCATAACACCAAATAACTATGAACCAGCATATCAGCCTCCATCACCAAACCAACCAAGTCCACCATCCCACCCCCCTTTAGATTCAGAG ATTGTCGGCCAGAACACTCGATATTGTGTAATCCGCAATACATTTGGCCGATCACAATTTGCTACAAGTGAAAATTTTCACAAGATTTTGAAAGCTCTAAACTCATTAGCACCTGATTTAATGGTTAGACCAGGCTCAACTGTGCCTGCAAAAATAAGGGAAAGCACAAGGTTTTATCCTTATTTTAAG GATTGCATTGGAGCTATTGATGGTACACATATTCCCGCATCAGTAAAAGGACGAGATGTAAGCAGTTATCGTGATCGTCATGGAAATATATCACAAAATGTATTAGCTGCTTGTAACTTTGATTTGGAATTCATGTACGTTCTTAGCGGGTGGGAGGGTTCAGCACATGATTCCAAGGTGTTAAGTGATGTTTTGGCAAGGAAGAATGGACTTAAAGTGCCCCAAG GTCACGGTAATGACcctgaaaatgaaaaggaattatTTAATCTTCGGCATGCATCCTTAAGGAATGTGATTGAGAGGATATTTGGTATTTTTAAATCGCGGTTCACAATTTTTAAGTCAGCACCTCCATTTCTATTTAAAACACAAGTAGAGCTTGTATTGGCATGTGCAGCACTTCATAATTTTCTTCGCAAAGAATGTCGTTCTGATGAATTTCCAGTGGAACCTACTGACgagtcttcatcttcatcttcagtgTTACCAAATTACGAAGACAATGATCATGAACCCATTGTTCAAACACAAGAGCAGGAACGAGAAGATGCTAATATATGGAGGACTAATATAGGTTCAGATATGTGGAGAAATGCTAATAATTAG